The nucleotide sequence AGGCCACGCCGCCGTGGTCGCGCCGCCGCGCCACCCAGCCGGTGACGGTGACGGTCTGGCCGATGAGCGAGGCGTTGAGCTCGCCGAGGGAGTGGGTGCGCAGCACGAGGATCCTCTCCGTCCGGTCGCCGGACGATGTGCGGGGTTCATGTGATGGTCGACGCCGTGTGATACGCCTGCGGGGCGGGCGCGCGCCGTTCCCGTCAGTCTAGTGCCCCGCCCGCGTTGCCCCAGCCCAGGAGGACCCCGTCATGACCGCCGCCCTGCAGCGCCGCCTGACCCTGCTCCACGCCGTCGCGATCGGCCTCGGCTCGATGATCGGCGCGGGCGTGTTCACCGCGATCGGCCTGGCGGCCGCGCTCACCGGTGGCCACCCCGGCCTGCTGTACGCGGCCCTGGCGGTCGCGGCCGTCGCGGCCCTGTGCAACGCCCTGTCCACGGCGCAGCTGGCCACCGTCCACCCCGAGTCCGGCGGCGCCTACATCTACGGCCGGCGGCAGCTGCACCCGTGGGCCGGCTTCGTCGCCGGCTGGGGCTTCGTCACGGGCAAGACCGCGTCGGTGGCCGCGATGGCGGCCACCCTCGGCCTGTACCTCTTCCCCGACGACGACGCCGCGGCCCGGTGGACGGGCGTGGCCGCCGTCGTCGTGCTCACCGGCGTGGCGATGGCGGGCGTGACGCGGACCGCGCAGGCGACGACGGCGATCCTCATGCCCGTGCTCGCCGTGCTCGTCCTGGCCATCGGCGCGGGCCTGGCGCGCGAGGCCCCCGGGGGCTCGGCCGCGGCGCTCGGCGTCGACTCCCCCGTGCAGGGCGTGCTCATGGGTGCGGGCGTCCTGTTCTTCGCGTTCGCCGGCTACGCGCGCGTGGCCACCATGGGCGAGGAGGTCATCGACCCCGCACGCACGATCCCGCGCGCCATCCTGATCGCCCTCGCCGTGACCGTGGCGCTGTACCTGCTGCTCGCCACGGCGCTGATCTCGGGCCTCGGGATCTCCGGACTGGCCCGCTCCCCGGCGCCCGTGCGCGACCTGCTCGAGACCGCCCTGGGCTCCGGCTGGGGCTGGGTGGCCGTGGCCGGCGCCGCCCTCGCCGCGGCCGGGGCCATGCTCACCCTGCTGACGGGCGTCTCCCGCACCGCCCTGGCCATGGCCCGCGAGGCCGACCTGCCCCGCCCCCTGGCACGGGTCCATGCGGGGACCGGCACGCCGTGGACGGCTCAGCTGACGGTGGCCCTGGCCGTGGTCCTGCTCCTGCTCACCACGGACATCCTCACCGTGGTGGGCTTCAGCTCGTTCGGCGTGCTCGTCTACTACGCGGTGGCGAACCTGTCCGCCCTGACCCTGCGCGGGGACGACGACGGCCGCCGCCCGGCCCGGCCGCGCCCGCTGCGCGTCCCCCGCGCCGTCAACATGCTCGGCCTGGCCCTGTGCCTGCTGCTCGCCCTCTGCCTGCCGCCGATGTCCGTGGCCGCGATGGCAGGCGTGTTCCTGATCGGGGTGGGCGGGCGCGCGTTCGTGCGGGCCGGGCGCCGGGGTGGGTGAGCCGACGCGCGGACGGGTGTCGGCGTCGCACGCCGGGGCCGGCGCGCCGGCCGCCCGCTCAGTCCTGCGCGCGGGCGACCTGCGGCAGCAGGTCCTCGGCCGGCGGGGTCCAGTCGGCCGGGTCCGCGGCGTGCTGCTCGCCGGAGCGGATGTCCTTCACCTCGTGGACCCGCGCGCCGGCGTCGTCCCGGCCCATGAACCACACGAACGGGATGCCGCGGCGGTCCGCGTACTTGATCTGCCTGCCGAACTTCTCCGCCGACACCGCGACCTCCGCGGGGATGCCGCGCTCCCGCAGCAGGGCCGCGACGTCCTGGGCCTCGGACCAGTCCTCGTCCGCGGTCAGCGCCACGTACACTGCGGTCGGCACGGAGCGGGAGGCCACGGCCATCTGCTGGGACAGCATGCGCATCACCAGCCGCGTCACGCCGATGGACAGTCCGACACCGGGGAACACGCGGTTCCCCTTGGACGCGAGCGCGTCGTAGCGGCCGCCCGAGCAGATCGAGCCGAGCTGCTCGTGGCCCACCAGGACGGTCTCGTAGACGGTGCCCGTGTAGTAGTCCAGGCCGCGCGCGATGGACAGGTCCGCCACGGCGCGCCCGGGGGCGCGGCGGTGCAGGGTGGCGACGACGTCGGCCAGCTCGGTCAGCCCCTCCTCGAGCAGCTCGTGGGTCACCCCCAGGGCGCGGACCCGCTCGACGAACGAGGTGTCCGACGTGCGGATGTCCGCCAGGGCCAGCGCCTGCGCAGCCTGCTCCGGGCTCGCGCCGACCTCCTCCTGGAGCAGCCGCGCGACCTCCTCCGGGCCGACCTTCTCCAGCTTGTCGATGCTGCGCAGCACGCCCGCGGTGTCCTCCAGGCCGATGCCCCGGTAGAAGCCCTCGGCGAGCTTGCGGTTGTTCACGCGGATGAGGAAGTCGCCGATCGGCAGGGCGCCGAGCGCCTCGGCCATCACCAGTGCGACGTCGGCGTCGTACCGGGGTGAGAGGGCGCCGTCGCCGACGACGTCGATGTCCGCCTGGGTGAACTCGCGGGCGCGGCCCTCCTGAGGGCGCTCCCCGCGCCAGACCTTCTGCATCTGGTAGCGACGGAAGGGGAAGGCGAGGTGGCCGGCGTTCTCCACGACGTAGCGGGCGAACGGCACGGTGAGGTCGAAGTGCAGGGCCAGGCGCTTGGGGTCGGCCGGGTCCTTGGGCTCGCGCCGGCCCGCGGCGACCTCCTCGTCCTCGGCCAGACGCGAGACCGCGTAGACCTCCTTGTCCACCTCGCCCTTGCGCAGCAGCTGGCCCAGGGTCTCCACGGCACGGGTCTCGATGCCGGCGAACCCGTGCAGCTCGAAGGTCCGCCGCAGCGTGTCGAGCACGTGCTGCTCCACGAGCCGCTCGGCGGGCAGCCACTCGTGGAAACCGGACAGGGAGGCCTTGCGGGACATGGCGATCCTTCGAGACGACGACGGCGGGGACGCGCGACGGTCCCCCGCCGGCGCACCGGCCCATTCTAGGCGCGGGCGCTGTCCGGCCCGGTACGCTGGCCCTGTTCGTGTCCATCCCGACCGGCCGCATCCCTCGACGACTGCGTGCCGGCGCAGTCAGGGAGAGTTCCAGCGGTGACCAATCACATGCAGCCCGACGACCAGCAGTCCCCCACCACCGAGGCCACCCCCGCGTCGGCCGAGGCCGCCGAGACGACCGTGCCCGCCGAGGCCCGTCCCGTCCCCGAGATCGTCCCCGACGCCCCGGCGCACGGTGATTCCTCACAGCCCGCCGAGGCGCCCGCCATGCCCTCCCCGGCCGCGATGAAGAAGGCCAGCCCGGCCGCCGTGCGCCCTGCGACGCCCGCCGCCGCGTCCGCCGCCCCGGCCCCCGTCGTGGCCCCGACCGTGCCGCCCACCCCGGTGGGGGAGGCCGCCGAGTTCGCCCGGGTGAGCGAGGACGGCCACGTCACGCTGCTGGACGGGCAGGAGGAGCACGCGGTCGGCCAGGTGCCGGACGCGAGCACCGAGGACGCGCTGGCGTACTTCGTCCGCAAGTACGACGACGTGCGCGCCCAGATGGCCCTGTTCGAGCAGCGCATCGCCGCGGGCGCCCCCTCGGGTGAGCTGGGGCGGGCGCTGGGCCAGATGACGACCGCGGTGAACGAGCGCCACATGGTCGGCGACATGGACGCCCTCCGCACCCGCCTGGCGGCCTTGGAGACCCTCCTGGGTGACTACCGCGCCGCGGAACAGGAGGCCCGGCAGGCCGCCCAGGCCGAGCAGCTGGCCACCCGCGAGGCCATCGTCGCCGAGGCCGAGACCTTCGCCCAGACCCCGGCCGAGCGGATGCCCTGGAAGACCGCGTCCCAGCGCATGACGGAGCTGTTCGAGGAGTGGAAGGCCGCCCAGAAGGCCGGCCCGCGTCTGGCCAAGTCGGTCGAGGACGACCTGTGGAAGCGCTTCCGCGGCGCCCGCACCACGTTCGACAAGACCCGCCGCGCCCACTTCTCCCGGCTGGACGCCGCCTCGGCCGAGGCCAAGCAGGTCAAGGAGCGCCTCATTGCCCGCGCCGAGGAGCTGTCCACGTCCACCGACTGGGGCGTGACCGCCGGCAAGTACCGCGACCTGATGGACGAGTGGAAGCGCGCGCCCCGGGCCTCCCGCAAGGAGGACGACGCCCTCTGGGCCCGCTTCCGCGCCGCCCAGGACGTCTTCTTCGCCGCCCGCAAGGCCGCGAACCAGGAGATCGACCGCGAGTACGGGGCCAACCTGAAGGTGAAGGAGCAGATCCTCGCCGACGGCCAGAAGCTGCTCCCCTTCACGGACGTCAAGGCCGGGCGGCGCACGCTCAACGAGCTGCGCGGGCGGTGGGAGGATGCCGGCCGCGTGCCCCGCGGGGACGTCCGTCGCATGGAGGAGGGCTTCCGCAGGCTCGAGGACGCCCTCAAGCAGGCGGAGAACGAGCACTGGCGCCGCACCGATCCGGAGACCAAGGCCCGCACGAACTCCGCCCTCACGCAGCTCGAGGAGACCATCGCCGGGCTCGAGGCGGATCTCGCCCGGGCCCAGGCCGAGGGCGACCAGCGCGCCGTCAAGAAGGCTCAGGAGGCGCTCGACGCGCGCCTGCAGTGGAAGCAGGCCCTCGAGGCCTCGGCCTCCGAGCTCCGCTGAGCCCCACCCGTCTCGAGCACGCCCCCGCGGCCCGTCTGTCCACAGGCGGCCGCGGGGGCGTCCTTGTCTCTGGCAGGCTCCGGGCATGACGACCGTGACGATCGAGGAGACCGCCCCGGCCGGGGCGCTCATGCTGGCGGGCGACCCCTTCACGGAGCCGGAGCTGCAGGCGCTCGGCGCGCGGGGCGCCGTGCGACCGCTGCTGCCCGGAGTGTGGGCGCGGCCGGACGCGGCGGACGATCCCGCGGTCCGGGCCGCCGCCCTGTGGACCCTCGGCGGCCCGCTCCTGGCCGCCGGCTGGACCGCGATCGGCCCGTCGGCGGCCTGGATCCTGGCCGGCGGCGCGGCGCCCGGGCGGCTGCACGCGGCCGTGCCGCACTTCCACCGGCGCCCCGCCGGCGGGGGCCAGCTGCCCTGGACGCTCACGCAGTCGGACGTCGCAGCCGATGCCACGGGCGTCGCCCCCGCCGAACAGGACGTGCTCCGCTTCGGCCCCGTGCGGGTCACCACGCCCGCCCGGACGGTCGAAGACCTGCTGCTCAGCGCCGACCCGGATGCGGCGCGGCGCGCGGCTGCCGTGATCGGCGCCCACGGCGCCGCCGGGCTGCGGGAGCGGCTGGCCCGCCGGACCCGCCGCGCCGGCGTCGTGGCGGCCCGGCGCCGGCTGGGCGCGCTGCTGACGGCGCTGGACGTCCCCGACTGAGGCCGGGAGGCTCAGGTGCGGTGCACGTCGAACACGCCGTCGATGCGGCGCACCGCGTCGATCACGTGGCCGAGGAACCGGGGGTCGCCCATCTCGAAGACGAACCGGCTCATCGCAACGCGGTCGCGGGTGGTGTTCACGGAGGCCGAGAGGATGTTCACGTGGTTCTCGGAGAGGACCCGTGTGACGTCGGAGAGCAGCGACTTGCGGTCCAGCGCCTCGATCTGGATCTCGACCAGGTAGACGGTGTCCCTCGACGGCGCCCAGCTGACCGGGGTGCGGCGCTCCGGCTCCTGCGCGAGCAGGGTCGCCAGGTTCGGACAGTCGACCCGGTGCACGGAGACCCCGGAGCCGCGGGTGACGAACCCGTCGATGGCATCCGGCGGCACCGGGTTGCAGCACCGGGCCAGTTTGGCCATGACACCGCCGTCGCCGTCCACGAGCACGCCGGCGTCGTTGGTGGCCCGCGCGGGGGCGCGCCGCGCCTGAGCCGGGACCAGCTCCTGCAGGTCCACCTCGCCGACGGTCAGTTCGCCCTCCGGCTCGGCCTGCGTCGGCGTCGGCGGAGCGAGGCGCTCCGCGACGCGTTCCTGCACGGACTGCGCGGACACGTGACCGTCGCCGAGGGCCACGAACAGCCCGTCGAGGTCCGCGTAGCCGAGATCCGTGGCCACCTGCACCAGCTCCTCGCCGCCGAGCACGTGCTGCACGGCCATGCCGGCCTTGCGCAGCTGACGGGTCAGCGACTCGCGTCCCCGGTCGGCCTGCTCGCCGCGGCGCTGAGTGGCGAAGTGGTGACGGATCTTGGACCGGGCCCGTGGCGAGACCACGAAGCCCAGCCAGTCCCGGCTCGGGCCCGCGTCCTCGGCGCGCGAGGTGAAGACCTCCACGGTGTCACCGTGGCTCAGCGGCGTGGACAGCGGGACGAGCTTGCCGTTGACCCGGGCACCGATGGTGCGGTGGCCGACGTCGGTGTGGATGGCGTAGGCGAAGTCCACGGGCGTGGAGCCGGCCGGCAGGGTGCGGATCTCCCCCTTCGGCGTGAAGACGTACACCTCGTCCGCCCCGATCTGGGTGCGCAGCGAGGCGAGGAACTCGTCCGGGTCCCGGGTGTCCGCCTGCCAGTCCATCACCGAGCGCAGCCAGGCCGGCGTGGCCTGCACCGGCGCCTGGCCGGCGGCCTGGGCCTTGTACCGCCAGTGCGCGGCGACGCCGTACTCGGCCTGGCGGTGCATCTCCTGCGTGCGGATCTGGATCTCCACCGGCTTGCCGCCCGGCACCATCACCGTGGTGTGCAGGGAGCGGTACATGTTCAGCTTCGGGACCGCGATGTAGTCCTTGAACCGACCCGGGACCGGGTTCCAGCGGGCGTGGATCGCGCCGAGCACGGCGTAGCAGTCCCGCACGGAGTCCACGAGCACCCGGATGCCCGTCAGGTCGTGGATGTCGTCGAAGTCCTTCCCGCGCGTCACCATCTTCTGGTAGATCGAGTAGTAGTGCTTCGGCCGTCCGGTGACGGTCGCCCGGATCCGGTGCTCGCGCAGATGATCCTCGATCACGGTGCGCAGCGCCGCGATGTGCTTCTCCCGCTCCGGGTTCCGCTCCCCCACGAGGCGCACGATCTCCGCGTACATCTTGGGCTTGAGGGCGGCGAAGGAGAGGTCCTCGAGCTCCCACTTGACGGTGTTCATGCCGAGCCGGTGGGCCAGCGGGGCGTAGATGTCCAGGGTCTCCTGGGCCTTGCGCGCGCTGGATTCCGGGGAGACGTACCGCCACGTCCGCGCGTTGTGCAGCCGGTCGGCGAGCTTGATGAGCAGGACGTTCACGTCCTGGGCCATCGCGATGACCATCTTGCGCACGGTCTCGGCCTGCGCCGCGGCGCCGTAGGTCACCTTGTCCAGCTTGGTCACGCCGTCCACGAGGAGGGCGACGTCGGAGCCGAAGTCGGCGCGCAGGCGCTCCAGGGAGTAGTCCGTGTCCTCGACGGTGTCGTGCAGCAGGGCCGCCAGGAGGGTCGGGCCGGTCACGCCGATCTCGGCGAGGATCGTGGCGACCGCGACGGGGTGGGTGATGTACGGGTCCCCGGAGCGCCGCATCTGCCCCTCGTGTGCCGCGCGGGCGACCTCGAAGGCGCGGACGATCTCGGCCAGCTCGGTCTTGGTGGCTCGCTGCCGCACCGTGCGCATCAGCGGCTCGAGCAGGGGCGAGTACTCGGTGGCGTGCCGGCCGGTCAGCCGTGCGATCCGGCCGCGGGGCCGGACCGGGACGGGAGTGGGGTCCTGCTCGCTCATGGGCCACGCCTCCTGACTCGTGCGGCCCCGACCGCTCCGGCCGGGATGATCGGCGAGTCTACCCGCGCCCGTCCCGCCCCGCCCCAGAAAGACCGCCGGGCCCGGTGGCAGGTGCACCGGAGCCGCAGCGGCTCCGTCAGAGTCGCGCGCCGTCGTCCCAGGGGGCGACGTCGGGATCGGTGACCGCCTCTGAGGCACGCTCCCGGGCGGCGCGGGCCGCGGCCCGGGCGTCGTGGTCGCGCACGTCCGGGTCGTTGCGGCGCAGCAGGGCGTACAGCGGCGCCTGGAGGAACAGTGTGGACAGGGTGCCCACGATGATGCCCACGAACAGCGCGAGCGCGATGTCCCGCAGCGTGCCGGCACCGAGCAGCCCCGCGCCGATGAACAGGATCGAGCCGACCGGCAGGATGCCGACGACGGAGGTCGTGATGGACCGGACGAGCGTCTGGTTCACCGCGAGGTTCACGTTCTCGACGAAGGAGCGCTCCGGGTCCTCCCCGGCCCCGATCGTGTTCTCGCGGATCTTGTCGAAGACCACCACGGTGTCGTAGAGCGCGTACGACAGGATCGTGAGGAAGCCGATGATGGCCGACGGCGTGATCTCGAAGCCGGTGGCGCCGTAGATGCCGGCGGTCAGCGCGACCACGTAGAGCATGCCGAGCACGGCGGCCAGGGACATCTT is from Micrococcus luteus NCTC 2665 and encodes:
- a CDS encoding APC family permease, translated to MTAALQRRLTLLHAVAIGLGSMIGAGVFTAIGLAAALTGGHPGLLYAALAVAAVAALCNALSTAQLATVHPESGGAYIYGRRQLHPWAGFVAGWGFVTGKTASVAAMAATLGLYLFPDDDAAARWTGVAAVVVLTGVAMAGVTRTAQATTAILMPVLAVLVLAIGAGLAREAPGGSAAALGVDSPVQGVLMGAGVLFFAFAGYARVATMGEEVIDPARTIPRAILIALAVTVALYLLLATALISGLGISGLARSPAPVRDLLETALGSGWGWVAVAGAALAAAGAMLTLLTGVSRTALAMAREADLPRPLARVHAGTGTPWTAQLTVALAVVLLLLTTDILTVVGFSSFGVLVYYAVANLSALTLRGDDDGRRPARPRPLRVPRAVNMLGLALCLLLALCLPPMSVAAMAGVFLIGVGGRAFVRAGRRGG
- the hisS gene encoding histidine--tRNA ligase, which gives rise to MSRKASLSGFHEWLPAERLVEQHVLDTLRRTFELHGFAGIETRAVETLGQLLRKGEVDKEVYAVSRLAEDEEVAAGRREPKDPADPKRLALHFDLTVPFARYVVENAGHLAFPFRRYQMQKVWRGERPQEGRAREFTQADIDVVGDGALSPRYDADVALVMAEALGALPIGDFLIRVNNRKLAEGFYRGIGLEDTAGVLRSIDKLEKVGPEEVARLLQEEVGASPEQAAQALALADIRTSDTSFVERVRALGVTHELLEEGLTELADVVATLHRRAPGRAVADLSIARGLDYYTGTVYETVLVGHEQLGSICSGGRYDALASKGNRVFPGVGLSIGVTRLVMRMLSQQMAVASRSVPTAVYVALTADEDWSEAQDVAALLRERGIPAEVAVSAEKFGRQIKYADRRGIPFVWFMGRDDAGARVHEVKDIRSGEQHAADPADWTPPAEDLLPQVARAQD
- a CDS encoding DUF349 domain-containing protein is translated as MTNHMQPDDQQSPTTEATPASAEAAETTVPAEARPVPEIVPDAPAHGDSSQPAEAPAMPSPAAMKKASPAAVRPATPAAASAAPAPVVAPTVPPTPVGEAAEFARVSEDGHVTLLDGQEEHAVGQVPDASTEDALAYFVRKYDDVRAQMALFEQRIAAGAPSGELGRALGQMTTAVNERHMVGDMDALRTRLAALETLLGDYRAAEQEARQAAQAEQLATREAIVAEAETFAQTPAERMPWKTASQRMTELFEEWKAAQKAGPRLAKSVEDDLWKRFRGARTTFDKTRRAHFSRLDAASAEAKQVKERLIARAEELSTSTDWGVTAGKYRDLMDEWKRAPRASRKEDDALWARFRAAQDVFFAARKAANQEIDREYGANLKVKEQILADGQKLLPFTDVKAGRRTLNELRGRWEDAGRVPRGDVRRMEEGFRRLEDALKQAENEHWRRTDPETKARTNSALTQLEETIAGLEADLARAQAEGDQRAVKKAQEALDARLQWKQALEASASELR
- a CDS encoding RelA/SpoT family protein — translated: MSEQDPTPVPVRPRGRIARLTGRHATEYSPLLEPLMRTVRQRATKTELAEIVRAFEVARAAHEGQMRRSGDPYITHPVAVATILAEIGVTGPTLLAALLHDTVEDTDYSLERLRADFGSDVALLVDGVTKLDKVTYGAAAQAETVRKMVIAMAQDVNVLLIKLADRLHNARTWRYVSPESSARKAQETLDIYAPLAHRLGMNTVKWELEDLSFAALKPKMYAEIVRLVGERNPEREKHIAALRTVIEDHLREHRIRATVTGRPKHYYSIYQKMVTRGKDFDDIHDLTGIRVLVDSVRDCYAVLGAIHARWNPVPGRFKDYIAVPKLNMYRSLHTTVMVPGGKPVEIQIRTQEMHRQAEYGVAAHWRYKAQAAGQAPVQATPAWLRSVMDWQADTRDPDEFLASLRTQIGADEVYVFTPKGEIRTLPAGSTPVDFAYAIHTDVGHRTIGARVNGKLVPLSTPLSHGDTVEVFTSRAEDAGPSRDWLGFVVSPRARSKIRHHFATQRRGEQADRGRESLTRQLRKAGMAVQHVLGGEELVQVATDLGYADLDGLFVALGDGHVSAQSVQERVAERLAPPTPTQAEPEGELTVGEVDLQELVPAQARRAPARATNDAGVLVDGDGGVMAKLARCCNPVPPDAIDGFVTRGSGVSVHRVDCPNLATLLAQEPERRTPVSWAPSRDTVYLVEIQIEALDRKSLLSDVTRVLSENHVNILSASVNTTRDRVAMSRFVFEMGDPRFLGHVIDAVRRIDGVFDVHRT
- the secF gene encoding protein translocase subunit SecF; this translates as MNRFADWGNALYSGRISYPFIQRWRRWFALAALLLVLAGGLTALRGGFNLGIEFRGGSEFTVSQTASTDVAAGERAVTDVLADGHATVTNVAPGTVRVQTEQLDDAQTRAVAANLQEAYGVGPDQVTSTFVGPTWGAAVSQQALIGLVIFVVLVALFMAVYFRTWKMSLAAVLGMLYVVALTAGIYGATGFEITPSAIIGFLTILSYALYDTVVVFDKIRENTIGAGEDPERSFVENVNLAVNQTLVRSITTSVVGILPVGSILFIGAGLLGAGTLRDIALALFVGIIVGTLSTLFLQAPLYALLRRNDPDVRDHDARAAARAARERASEAVTDPDVAPWDDGARL